One window from the genome of Anopheles merus strain MAF chromosome 3R, AmerM5.1, whole genome shotgun sequence encodes:
- the LOC121595179 gene encoding uncharacterized protein LOC121595179: MSCKYLAHWKIPDNNFYPISIICAANNDQQSTTVMVASVEQVLSVSVTNITRAQNEGKVFTRCEQEFDEPVRELKRTESNVLLISSDGQLLVYDAVVEQFVQIDAYNHVLHAEQGPDKRQLFIVRQTSAGKIVLELIELSDGCSSHHTLKSCDLIIESIDSTARLSIKCLIVNEENEPFLGNFLGFTKLSVGNQVLLIAINNTLYWVQEQGNGESDLIALRCFASCVLDFDFFESSLCLTVLLQAGVLVIFAQSLVPEALLVATSSVFLHAPVETYAFEKANNGFLYSNGLSTHRVQFYYSEETKQIIMESSEVHVRGVIGITVLASESAALLLTENNQFYTIDCRESEKQASVADVPKMFLLRKDNRAGSKRITRMLTEEVQFDQRIDRALQVVQAKFDVLALYRNRTAFEALAHMDVTFHREMPPRKGKALLFGHRKECVCLFASVKIAINQGFFALLSKQKQWSICIAQSDSDLHSYPVLGTFSSAGELSAIVCLTARDLACGLPTFRCMLVTTVQNGNESLLLSIPVPAHIESTNSCAARLIHRTPSSLIVSECCVKKAARDIIAQNNPHPVRRQDEKRTITYCIRNEQSKTKAASFSSVLEDKPDDTWFALDAPVRMRWHAEKAALCAKTDFPVAMDLVKRLLLDAEEYLAEMEERRDKLKGLSLELQAINDGSLIIQLYRKLRNNDIVEDDVPASI; this comes from the exons ATGTCTTGTAAATATTTAGCGCATTGGAAAATACCAGACAACAATTTTTATCCCATTTCAATAATCTGTGCTGCGAACAACGATCAACAAAGCACGACCGTAATGGTTGCAAGTGTAGAGCAGGTGTTATCTGTCTCCGTGACGAACATCACTCGCGCCCAGAACGAAGGCAAAGTATTTACAAGATGTGAACAAGAATTTGATGAGCCTGTACGTGAACTGAAAAGGACCGAATCGAACGTATTACTGATCTCTTCTGATGGTCAATTGCTGGTGTATGATGCGGTGGTTGAACAGTTCGTGCAGATCGATGCCTACAATCATGTCCTGCACGCTGAGCAAGGTCCTGACAAGAGACAGCTTTTTATAGTGAGGCAAACCAGTGCCGGAAAAATAGTGCTGGAGTTGATAGAACTATCCGACGGATGTTCGTCCCACCATACGCTCAAGAGCTGCGATCTTATCATTGAAAGTATCGATTCCACAGCCCGGCTTAGCATCAAATGTTTGATCGTTAATGAAGAGAATGAACCGTTTTTGGGCAACTTTCTCGGCTTTACAAAGCTTTCCGTTGGAAACCAGGTGCTGTTGATTGCCATCAATAACACGCTGTATTGGGTGCAGGAGCAAGGCAATGGTGAAAGTGATCTGATTGCGCTGCGATGTTTTGCCTCTTGTGTACTGGATTTTGATTTCTTCGAGAGCAGCCTCTGCCTAACTGTTCTGCTGCAGGCAGGTGTGTTGGTCATCTTTGCCCAATCGCTTGTCCCGGAAGCGCTCCTGGTGGCAACCTCATCGGTGTTCCTTCACGCCCCAGTCGAAACATATGCATTCGAGAAAGCAAATAACGGGTTCCTGTACTCGAACGGGCTTAGCACACATCGTGTGCAATTTTACTACtcggaagaaacaaaacaaatcatcatGGAAAGTAGCGAAGTACATGTTCGAGGCGTGATAGGCATTACGGTGCTTGCAAGCGAATCGGCCGCATTGCTGTTGACAGAAAATAATCAGTTCTACACCATCGATTGTAGGGAGAGCGAGAAGCAAGCAAGTGTAGCTGATGTTCCGAAAATGTTTTTACTTCGCAAGGATAATCGTGCGGGTTCGAAACGTATCACGAGGATGCTCACGGAAGAAGTGCAATTTGACCAACGTATAGATAGGGCCCTGCAAGTTGTGCAGGCCAAATTCGACGTGCTAGCACTGTATCGAAACAGAACAGCCTTCGAAGCGCTTGCCCATATGGATGTTACATTTCATCGTGAAATGCCACCCAGAAAAGGGAAAGCTCTCTTGTTTGGACATCGcaaagaatgtgtgtgtttgtttgccagTGTGAAAATAGCCATCAACCAAGggttttttgctttactttcCAAGCAAAAACAGTGGAGCATTTGCATCGCCCAAAGCGACAGCGATTTGCACTCCTATCCCGTGCTTGGCACGTTCAGTTCAGCAGGGGAACTCTCCGCAATTGTGTGTTTAACTGCACGAGATTTGGCATGCGGATTACCGACATTTCGCTGCATGCTGGTAACAACGGTtcaaaatggaaatgaaagcTTACTGCTCTCGATTCCCGTGCCGGCACATATAGAATCAACGAACTCGTGTGCTGCTCGGTTGATACACCGAACGCCATCATCTTTAATCGTGTCCGAGTGTTGTGTGAAAAAGGCTGCTAGGGACATTATCGCACAAAACAATCCTCACCCGGTTCGGCGGCAGGACGAGAAGCGTACCATCACGTACTGCATTCGAAATGAGCAATCTAAAACGAAAGCAGCCAGCTTTTCTAGTGTCCTGGAGGATAAACCCGATGACACCTGGTTCGCATTGGATGCACCGGTCCGTATGCGTTGGCATGCAGAAAAAGCCGCATTGTGCGCGAAAACAGATTTTCCAGTAGCGATGGATTTGGTGAAACGCTTGCTGCTGGATGCGGAGGAGTATTTGGCTGAAATGGAAGAGAGAAGAGATAAGCTAAAA GGTCTATCGCTCGAATTGCAGGCAATCAACGATGGTAGTTTAATAATCCAGCTGTACCGGAAATTACGAAACAACGATATCGTGGAGGATGATGTTCCAGCCAGCATATAG
- the LOC121595180 gene encoding actin-binding protein IPP codes for MPPLNNYNGNNCGDIICSLSTQSPLSPTDLSQAVGGAAGGTASSNGGKPRFSCPHYAQKMLLNLNALRLDSRFCDVEIKVGDATSVHAHRAVLSASSAYFEAMFRPELGLSEGKQKTVTLHSIRADILELLVEFIYTGQIEIEQSNVQELLAAADMLQVPEVVDGCCEYLCRELHSSNALGILRFAEAHNCRQLAEVAANFVHSNFPKVALEDELLDIPHTLLVKVIASEALRVDSEYQVFNAALRWIRHDVVPRRQYVFEILSHVRIALVPVGLIDQAIAECRDVSLKIALRSVRKDLTSRRGQLVPLRVCPRICAKKSIYVIGGSRRERSTGWTPTDWIFESVIKYDIFRHEWIESAPMEIGRILPGVAALGGKIYVIGGERGSQILANGEVYDTQNNNWEPMAPMNVPRCEFGLCTLGGTLYAMGGWIGEDIGGSIECYDPMKNAWRMVGDLPEPKFSMGVVSFEGLIYIVGGCNTHSRYLTDLISYNPVTHEWTKLARMQTARCQMGVAILDRHLYVVGGNSSQQEVLRTVERYSFDEDKWSMVSPMTVRRSSPAVAAADGLLYVAGGDQPCEINFYRAQITIASFECYNPITDQWKVCPDLPTSRSEAGAVVV; via the exons ATGCCCCCACTAAACAACTACAATGGCAACAACTGTGGAGACATCATATGCTCCCTCTCGACGCAGTCACCACTTTCCCCGACGGATCTGTCGCAGGCAGTCGGTGGAGCGGCAGGTGGTACTGCCAGCAGCAACGGGGGCAAGCCGCGATTCAGCTGCCCACATTACGCACAAAAGATGCTGCTTAATTTGAACGCGCTGCGGCTAGATTCACGCTTCTGTGACGTTGAGATCAAGGTTGGCGATGCTACGTCCGTCCACGCCCATCGGGCCGTGCTGAGTGCCAGTTCCGCCTACTTCGAGGCCATGTTCCGACCCGAGCTGGGGCTGAGCGAGGGCAAACAGAAGACTGTCACGCTCCACTCGATTCGGGCCGACATTTTAGAGCTGTTGGTCGAGTTCATCTACACCGGCCAGATCGAAATCGAACAG AGCAATGTGCAGGAGCTGCTGGCTGCTGCCGACATGCTGCAGGTACCAGAGGTAGTGGACGGCTGCTGCGAGTATCTGTGCCGGGAGCTACACTCATCGAATGCGCTTGGCATACTGCGTTTCGCCGAAGCGCACAACTGCCGCCAGCTTGCCGAGGTGGCGGCCAACTTTGTCCACAGCAACTTTCCGAAGGTCGCCCTCGAGGACGAACTGCTCGACATTCCGCACACGCTGCTGGTGAAGGTGATCGCCTCCGAGGCGCTGCGGGTCGACAGCGAGTATCAGGTGTTTAATGCCGCCCTGCGCTGGATCCGACACGATGTGGTGCCGCGCCGCCAGTAcgtgtttgaaattttgtcCCACGTGCGCATCGCTCTAGTGCCGGTTGGGCTGATCGATCAGGCCATCGCCGAGTGTCGGGATGTGTCGCTCAAGATTGCGCTCCGCTCGGTGCGTAAGGATCTGACCTCGCGCCGCGGTCAGCTCGTGCCGTTGCGCGTGTGCCCGCGAATTTGTGCAAAGAAGAGCATCTACGTGATTGGCGGATCGCGCCGGGAACGGTCGACCGGATGGACGCCAACGGATTGGATCTTTGAGTCCGTCATCAAGTACGACATCTTTCGGCACGAGTGGATAGAATCGGCCCCGATGGAGATCGGCCGCATCCTGCCCGGCGTGGCCGCACTCGGTGGCAAGATTTACGTGATCGGTGGCGAGCGCGGCAGCCAGATCCTGGCGAACGGGGAGGTGTACGACACACAGAACAACAACTGGGAACCGATGGCACCGATGAATGTGCCCCGGTGCGAGTTTGGGCTCTGTACGCTCGGCGGCACACTGTACGCGATGGGCGGTTGGATCGGGGAGGACATTGGCGGCTCGATTGAGTGTTACGATCCGATGAAAAATGCGTGGCGAATGGTAGGCGATCTGCCGGAACCCAAGTTCAGTATGGGCGTCGTAAGCTTCGAAG GCTTGATATACATTGTCGGTGGCTGCAATACTCACTCAAGATATCTAACCGATCTGATCAG CTACAATCCCGTTACGCATGAATGGACGAAGCTCGCCCGAATGCAAACGGCTCGCTGCCAGATGGGGGTAGCCATTCTCGACCGTCATCTGTATGTGGTCGGTGGCAACAGCAGCCAGCAGGAAGTGCTACGCACAGTCGAACGCTACAGCTTCGACGAGGACAAGTGGTCGATGGTTTCGCCGATGACGGTACGCCGGTCCAGTCCAGCCGTAGCAGCGGCCGACGGTCTACTGTACGTGGCTGGCGGTGATCAGCCCTGCGAGATCAACTTTTACCGGGCGCAAATTACAATCGCTTCATTCGAGTGCTACAATCCCATCACGGACCAGTGGAAGGTGTGCCCGGATCTACCGACCAGTCGATCTGAGGCGGGTGCGGTAGTCGtctaa
- the LOC121595181 gene encoding nuclear distribution protein nudE homolog 1 yields MEDKLFTSVEEECLYWKERCLKVSQERDDAQREFDDFTTESRQLEAELEMTVEQQEKKIRDLNQLVNQLHSENESYKRKMQYSENETNKIDADFRQLAKENEKLKIYIRELEQKNDDLERANRVASESVAEFESMLNQAYEKNALLELEVDEKERMQIKLQRLMDEARDLKQELKVRTLKPDEHGEKLEDDELGEHGDGSSKQLDPSNETASTTTTIATANVTSAVGAPQQMNSVGLGGADGIDPDDGTLGGCKLETLNNNLNSSKQQRSALVSPMVKLSASKLNDFGRETTTPEDGIVGDGVKSTLLSSPSSQLIIERNGNSTPSSALVPGGLGGLNAPMAPSDRVSTLNIVADLLRRLDNMEAKLKAWKIRKPSSRTGPGSAGTVGSNVRTSLHTSHTISNLHHSAGTGGLMNSHNHHHPHHHHHSNHHYQSQLQQQNHHADSNLSLNSLGSGDGTVLLASSANCCGATGNGSSNATVGNVQLHSYQPSTITIGTQTSQHLPATSLPTKTELLRTNK; encoded by the exons ATGGAAGACAAACTGTTCACTAGCGTCGAGGAGGAGTGCCTGTACTGGAAGGAGCGCTGCCTGAAGGTGTCGCAAGAGCGGGACGATGCGCAGCGGGAGTTCGATGACTTCACCACCGAGTCGCGGCAGCTGGAAGCCGAGCTGGAGATGACGGTAGAACAGCAGGAGAAGAAGATCCGCGACCTAAATCAGCTGGTCAATCAGCTGCACAGCGAGAACGAATCCTACAAAAGGAAGATGCAATACTCCGAAAATGAAACCAACAAAATCGATGCCGACTTTCGGCAGCTGGCAAAGGAGAACGAAAAGCTGAAG ATATACATTCGTGAActggagcaaaaaaatgacGATCTAGAACGGGCAAACCGGGTAGCGAGCGAAAGTGTGGCCGAATTCGAATCGATGCTGAACCAGGCGTACGAGAAGAACGCACTGCTCGAGCTGGAGGTGGACGAGAAGGAGCGCATGCAGATTAAGCTGCAACGATTAATGGATGAGGCGCGCGATTTGAAGCAGGAGCTGAAGGTGCGCACCCTTAAGCCGGACGAGCATGGCGAAAAGCTGGAAGATGACGAGCTGGGCGAACACGGGGACGGTTCCAGCAAACAGTTGGATCCCTCGAACGAAACTGCGTCGACCACGACAACCATTGCTACCGCCAACGTAACGTCCGCGGTCGGCGCACCGCAGCAGATGAACAGTGTTGGTCTTGGGGGCGCGGATGGCATAGATCCGGACGATGGTACGCTGGGTGGTTGCAAGCTAGAGACGCTCAATAACAACCTgaacagcagcaagcagcagcgaAGTGCGCTCGTTTCGCCCATGGTGAAACTGTCGGCAAGCAAGTTGAATGACTTTGGTCGCGAAACGACCACGCCAGAGGACGGCATCGTCGGGGACGGTGTAAAGTCAACGCTGCTGTCCTCACCCAGCAGTCAGCTGATAATAGAGCGAAATGGAAACAGTACGCCCTCGAGCGCACTCGTTCCGGGTGGGCTGGGCGGGCTCAATGCCCCAATGGCACCGAGCGACCGCGTTTCGACACTGAACATCGTGGCCGACCTGCTGCGACGGCTGGACAATATGGAGGCGAAGCTGAAGGCGTGGAAGATTCGCAAACCCTCGTCGCGCACCGGCCCCGGCAGTGCGGGTACGGTCGGCAGCAATGTTCGAACATCTCTGCACACCAGCCACACGATTTCGAATCTGCACCACAGTGCCGGTACAGGTGGACTGATGAACAGTCATAATCACCATCATcctcaccaccatcaccatagCAACCATCATTACCAAagccagctgcagcagcagaaccaCCACGCAGACAGCAATCTCTCGCTCAATTCGCTCGGCTCCGGCGATGGTACGGTGCTGCTCGCCTCGTCGGCCAACTGTTGCGGCGCTACTGGCAACGGCAGTAGTAACGCGACAGTCGGCAATGTGCAGCTGCATTCTTACCAGCCCAGCACCATCACGATCGGTACGCAAACATCCCAGCATTTGCCGGCAACCTCGTTGCCCACCAAGACGGAACTATTGCGTACGAATAAGTAA